Proteins co-encoded in one Polyangiaceae bacterium genomic window:
- a CDS encoding HxsD-like protein — MAEVIRFARSLYAREAIERTAAEFAELARIQVTEDNDSIDLVLEDLDPELAEVLADEIANHALFLTVRQARS, encoded by the coding sequence GTGGCTGAGGTCATCCGTTTTGCGCGATCCCTCTATGCCCGCGAGGCCATCGAGCGAACCGCCGCCGAATTCGCCGAGCTGGCTCGGATCCAAGTCACCGAAGACAACGACAGCATCGACCTCGTGCTGGAGGATCTCGACCCCGAGCTGGCCGAAGTGCTGGCGGACGAGATCGCCAATCACGCCCTGTTCCTGACGGTGCGACAGGCGCGGAGCTGA
- the hxsD gene encoding His-Xaa-Ser system protein HxsD, which translates to MTENEQPKADVVDFTFELGPREISFDIDEELYALDAIYGAAYVFIDRAYIFLSRPAERRVRVRLRTKEASSAEVLEALAGEFANELLNSQLRLRIGRATAGIREQYMARAFFGTSAPSTIQELLAELDAEEMAEDALEVPVPWKDEAASGEPPKAEEPSG; encoded by the coding sequence ATGACGGAGAACGAACAGCCCAAGGCTGACGTGGTGGACTTCACCTTCGAGCTCGGACCGCGCGAGATCAGCTTCGACATCGACGAAGAGCTGTACGCCCTGGATGCGATCTACGGCGCCGCCTACGTGTTCATCGATCGGGCGTACATCTTTCTATCTCGCCCCGCGGAGCGTCGGGTCCGAGTGCGCCTCCGCACCAAAGAGGCGAGCTCCGCGGAGGTTCTCGAAGCGCTGGCGGGGGAGTTCGCCAACGAACTCTTGAACAGCCAGCTGCGCCTGCGCATCGGTCGCGCGACCGCCGGCATTCGTGAGCAATACATGGCGCGCGCGTTCTTCGGAACATCGGCGCCCTCGACGATTCAGGAACTCCTGGCGGAGCTCGACGCCGAAGAGATGGCCGAGGACGCCTTGGAAGTGCCCGTGCCCTGGAAGGACGAAGCCGCCTCGGGGGAGCCGCCCAAGGCCGAGGAACCCAGTGGCTGA
- a CDS encoding phytanoyl-CoA dioxygenase family protein, which yields MERAAKAAGLSVDQLTSYRQRGHLLLRGFLDAQWLSRLRPEIVNAFERHRPDTSAITRPRTAYERAFTQVVNMGLTEPAVRELTWSAKLGAAAAALMGTQGARIFIEDAMFKEAGGGRTPWHQDGSSLPFEPKHMVTAWIPLVPVDAATGLLRFVTGSHELGLLGPVDISESTDAMFEAIIRERQLPIEDSAPMQPGDVSFHAGTTIHCAFPNTSQHTRELLAIHYFADGVCIGALDNPTRERLARHCAPQLVPGDSAVADAWPRVYPAEEDAHAD from the coding sequence ATGGAGCGCGCCGCCAAGGCCGCGGGTCTCTCCGTAGACCAACTCACCAGCTATCGCCAGCGCGGGCACTTGCTGCTCCGGGGCTTTCTGGATGCGCAGTGGCTTTCGCGTCTTCGCCCAGAAATCGTGAATGCCTTCGAACGGCATCGCCCCGACACCAGCGCCATCACGCGACCACGCACCGCCTACGAGCGCGCTTTCACTCAGGTGGTGAACATGGGCCTGACCGAGCCTGCGGTCCGTGAGCTGACGTGGTCGGCCAAGCTCGGCGCGGCCGCGGCGGCCCTGATGGGCACCCAGGGCGCGCGCATCTTCATCGAAGATGCGATGTTCAAAGAAGCCGGCGGTGGACGGACTCCCTGGCACCAAGACGGAAGCAGCTTGCCCTTCGAGCCGAAACACATGGTGACCGCCTGGATCCCATTGGTGCCCGTCGACGCCGCAACCGGCCTGCTGCGATTCGTGACGGGCTCCCACGAATTGGGTCTACTCGGTCCCGTCGACATCTCCGAGAGCACGGACGCAATGTTCGAAGCAATCATTCGCGAGCGACAGCTTCCGATCGAGGACAGCGCGCCCATGCAACCCGGGGACGTGAGCTTTCACGCCGGGACTACGATTCACTGCGCTTTTCCGAATACCTCGCAGCACACGCGGGAATTGCTCGCCATCCACTATTTCGCCGATGGCGTGTGCATCGGTGCCCTGGACAATCCCACGCGCGAGCGTCTCGCACGACACTGTGCGCCACAGCTCGTTCCCGGGGACTCGGCCGTCGCCGATGCCTGGCCGCGCGTTTATCCTGCCGAGGAAGATGCCCATGCCGACTGA
- a CDS encoding amidohydrolase family protein, producing the protein MPTESAAALEFDATLLPSGMRQRFWVKDGRITFAPQADAERTRSGGFVLAGMVDAHTHADYPQGPAPEDRDGFVRRNLREFTGVGVLLLRDMGASSTLLEDLPRHDDEPRVIPAGKAMVGFDNRCFPTTAEDQALSHALAQLRPGVQWLKIFVDFPDPSSEAEGKEPYFKGDNPLTYSPELLQELVQAVHARGGRVAAHVFSEAGARASVAAGADTLEHGWGVTEDLFDEMRAKNIAWVPLVAIAEPMQALAKRDGRPDQLEWIVESLQRLTRTLPAAVAAGVTLLTGSDWFPMIGVRDEVVALMRLGVPGNAALDAATDAARRYLGHRTLEEGSPADLLWYESDPRETLPPLPDLILLDGKEIPAVQPPPPIPRSGPHPPH; encoded by the coding sequence ATGCCGACTGAATCCGCGGCAGCGCTCGAGTTCGATGCAACCCTGCTACCGAGCGGAATGCGCCAGCGCTTTTGGGTCAAGGACGGACGCATCACCTTTGCGCCGCAGGCCGACGCCGAGCGCACACGCAGCGGTGGCTTCGTGCTCGCGGGCATGGTGGATGCGCATACCCACGCCGACTACCCCCAAGGCCCCGCGCCCGAAGACCGTGACGGCTTCGTGCGCCGCAACCTGCGCGAGTTCACGGGAGTCGGCGTGCTGTTGTTGCGCGACATGGGCGCGTCCTCGACCCTGCTGGAGGATCTTCCGCGCCACGACGACGAACCTCGCGTCATTCCAGCCGGCAAGGCCATGGTCGGTTTCGACAATCGCTGCTTTCCCACCACTGCCGAAGACCAGGCGCTGAGCCACGCCTTGGCGCAACTGCGCCCGGGCGTGCAATGGCTGAAGATCTTCGTCGACTTTCCGGATCCGAGCAGCGAGGCGGAGGGCAAAGAGCCCTACTTCAAGGGCGACAACCCCCTCACCTATTCACCAGAGCTGCTCCAGGAATTGGTGCAGGCCGTGCACGCCCGAGGTGGTCGCGTCGCCGCGCACGTCTTCAGCGAAGCCGGAGCCCGCGCCAGTGTCGCCGCCGGGGCCGACACCCTGGAGCACGGTTGGGGAGTGACCGAAGACCTGTTTGACGAAATGCGCGCCAAGAACATCGCATGGGTGCCCTTGGTTGCCATTGCAGAGCCAATGCAGGCCCTCGCCAAGCGCGACGGTCGCCCCGACCAACTCGAGTGGATTGTCGAGTCCTTGCAGCGCCTGACGCGCACGCTGCCCGCCGCGGTTGCTGCCGGCGTTACTCTACTGACTGGCTCCGATTGGTTCCCGATGATCGGCGTGCGCGACGAGGTCGTGGCCCTGATGCGCCTGGGCGTCCCTGGAAACGCTGCCCTCGACGCGGCCACGGACGCGGCGCGCCGCTACCTCGGACACAGGACCTTGGAAGAAGGCTCGCCAGCAGATCTACTGTGGTACGAGTCCGACCCACGCGAGACGCTGCCGCCGCTGCCGGATCTCATCTTGCTCGACGGCAAGGAGATCCCCGCCGTACAACCGCCTCCGCCCATTCCCCGCAGCGGCCCACACCCGCCACACTAG
- a CDS encoding zf-TFIIB domain-containing protein: protein MSSLCPRCSTELRSEWLPVEGEPPEVEVRLCDACNGVWLSAEALAPICPTLSHLPGRKTEIRLTGTGSKIFCPGCGRQPWESEVLDVVVDVCLTCGGIWLDAGEYSDEQAAEPSRKAARPGYRERARSKAGAPTCAYCGAFVDATRAMVREHGFACERCHYALETRVAALRAERSPLEKFLDRVAELLATDDPDG, encoded by the coding sequence ATGTCGTCGCTGTGTCCGCGCTGCTCGACGGAGCTGCGCTCCGAGTGGCTACCCGTGGAGGGCGAGCCGCCCGAAGTCGAAGTGCGACTGTGCGACGCCTGCAACGGCGTGTGGCTGAGCGCCGAGGCGCTCGCTCCCATCTGCCCGACGCTTTCCCATCTGCCCGGCCGCAAGACGGAGATTCGTCTGACCGGAACCGGCAGCAAGATCTTCTGCCCCGGCTGCGGCAGACAGCCCTGGGAAAGCGAGGTGCTCGATGTCGTCGTGGACGTATGCCTCACTTGCGGAGGCATCTGGCTCGACGCCGGAGAGTACTCGGACGAGCAAGCAGCCGAGCCCAGTCGCAAGGCCGCGCGCCCCGGCTACCGCGAACGCGCGCGTTCAAAGGCGGGGGCACCGACCTGTGCGTACTGCGGAGCCTTCGTAGACGCGACTCGCGCGATGGTGCGAGAACACGGCTTCGCCTGCGAGCGCTGCCACTACGCCCTCGAAACCCGCGTCGCCGCGCTGCGCGCAGAGCGCTCACCCCTCGAGAAGTTCCTGGACCGCGTCGCCGAGTTGCTCGCCACGGACGACCCCGACGGCTAG
- a CDS encoding radical SAM protein: MAEQSRDLEYMLWRERVANRPKHWVRAVTACNSKCLFCLDSDTPRNVYLEEAEIRREIDRGIDELGADKLILSGGEATLHPAFVDLVAYAKERGYDRVQTVTNGYRLSEKEFFERSMAAGLGEITFSIHGHNEALHDRLTGTEGAFKRIVKGIVRALRDGRPIVNVDVVINKQNVAVLDKIVELCISLGVTEFDLLHVIPQAAAFDNRDELFYDVREHLPVLHKVFKLGRHPRFVVWTNRFPVSYLEGLEDLIQDPHKMLDEVNGRRFQLRRYLDEGAALDCRHPERCPHCFIEPFCTSTDRVIEGQLVNAFQIYWVGSGPAPDVLPFGCSLLGVSAEDETALSALALPDGAGLYLRLEAAVPLAKLPARTAVLVASSAAQLELWLGDLPPGIELDIELNEETARFMLAERERLRQRLDQLRIVQPGHEHLSAATKHDIPEPRLYFEQLALPIRVSGLPACLIPGALWEPERALLPQALFDPDTGRLSITELAHFHVRDKYRAKSVRCADCVVDERCEGAHINWVRNQGLAPLTPITDAGDPRAVRLHELMPEPPPRLATGAPSHGVAASLPGFPEPEAAPPDPLMVAARERDNRRRARRGLPLI, encoded by the coding sequence ATGGCGGAGCAGAGTCGCGATCTCGAGTACATGCTGTGGCGCGAGCGCGTGGCCAATCGACCGAAGCACTGGGTGCGTGCGGTGACCGCCTGCAACAGCAAGTGCTTGTTTTGCCTGGATTCGGACACACCGCGCAACGTCTACCTGGAAGAAGCGGAGATCCGCCGCGAGATCGATCGTGGCATCGACGAGCTGGGCGCGGACAAGCTGATCCTCTCCGGCGGCGAGGCGACGCTGCATCCGGCGTTCGTGGACTTGGTGGCCTACGCCAAGGAGCGCGGCTACGACCGGGTGCAGACGGTGACCAACGGCTACCGCCTGTCCGAGAAGGAGTTCTTCGAGCGCTCCATGGCGGCCGGGCTGGGTGAGATCACCTTCAGCATTCACGGCCACAACGAGGCCCTGCACGACCGCTTGACTGGGACCGAGGGTGCCTTCAAGCGCATCGTCAAGGGCATCGTGCGCGCGCTGCGCGACGGTCGGCCGATCGTGAATGTCGACGTGGTGATCAACAAGCAGAACGTCGCGGTGCTCGACAAGATCGTGGAGCTCTGTATCTCCCTGGGCGTGACCGAGTTCGATCTGCTTCATGTCATTCCTCAGGCCGCGGCTTTCGACAATCGAGACGAGCTGTTCTACGACGTGCGCGAGCACTTGCCGGTGTTGCATAAGGTGTTCAAGCTCGGGCGCCATCCGCGCTTCGTGGTGTGGACCAATCGCTTTCCCGTGAGCTACCTGGAAGGTCTCGAAGATCTGATCCAGGACCCCCACAAGATGCTGGACGAGGTGAACGGCCGACGCTTTCAGTTGCGCCGCTACCTGGACGAAGGCGCCGCTCTGGACTGCCGCCACCCCGAGCGCTGTCCGCACTGCTTCATCGAGCCCTTCTGCACCAGCACGGATCGCGTCATCGAGGGCCAGCTCGTCAATGCATTCCAAATCTATTGGGTGGGCAGCGGCCCTGCGCCTGACGTTCTGCCCTTCGGTTGCTCGCTGCTCGGGGTCAGCGCCGAGGACGAGACGGCGCTTTCCGCTCTCGCCCTGCCCGACGGCGCGGGGCTCTATCTGCGGCTCGAGGCGGCCGTCCCCCTCGCAAAGCTGCCGGCGCGAACCGCCGTCCTAGTCGCCAGCTCCGCCGCGCAGCTCGAGCTTTGGCTCGGCGATCTGCCCCCAGGGATCGAGCTGGACATCGAGCTCAACGAAGAAACCGCGCGGTTCATGCTAGCCGAGCGCGAGCGCCTGCGGCAAAGGCTCGACCAGCTTCGCATCGTGCAGCCGGGACACGAGCACCTCAGCGCTGCCACCAAGCACGACATTCCCGAGCCGCGCTTGTACTTCGAGCAGCTGGCGCTGCCGATTCGGGTCAGCGGGCTGCCCGCCTGTCTGATCCCCGGCGCGCTGTGGGAACCCGAGCGGGCCTTGCTGCCCCAGGCGCTGTTCGATCCCGACACGGGGCGCCTGAGCATCACCGAGCTCGCGCACTTCCATGTGAGAGACAAGTATCGTGCGAAGAGCGTGCGCTGCGCCGACTGCGTGGTCGACGAGCGCTGCGAAGGGGCGCACATCAATTGGGTGCGCAACCAGGGCCTGGCTCCGCTCACCCCCATCACCGACGCCGGCGATCCTCGTGCAGTGCGCCTCCACGAACTGATGCCCGAGCCGCCGCCACGCTTGGCGACGGGCGCGCCGAGTCACGGTGTGGCCGCCAGCCTGCCCGGATTCCCCGAGCCTGAGGCTGCGCCGCCGGATCCGCTGATGGTGGCTGCACGCGAGCGCGACAATCGCCGTCGTGCACGACGCGGCTTGCCATTGATCTAG
- a CDS encoding hybrid sensor histidine kinase/response regulator, with product MTGLVLLVDDDDANLVVSEATLDFAECITANNAASALELLRTREVAVLLTDQRMPGMTGVELCEVASRESPDTVRILVTAYSDLKASIDAINLGQVRRYLRKPWEPEELAAEIRDALDVYTMTQQLREAEQRLRRTERVYTLGIASASMVHEVKNAMSGLVSSYEFVETVLMQVRDELARPQPDVNSVRKLLTGVEEAMEDAADGSRRVADIVAAVAAPASEASVFEIIDLADVVRVSLRIVHAELRHRAGLVVESKGGGGVRGSSTKLGQVVVNLLVNAMQAFGDRPRHQNTVFVEVGRDDTHSYVRVADNGPGVSAAIRDKLFDPFVSTKGEHGSGLGLSICKRLVEEHGGTLTVDDRPGGGASFLMRIPRAE from the coding sequence GTGACGGGCCTGGTACTTCTGGTCGACGACGACGACGCCAACCTGGTCGTCAGCGAAGCGACCCTGGACTTTGCGGAGTGCATCACCGCCAACAACGCTGCGAGTGCGTTGGAGCTGCTGCGCACCCGGGAGGTAGCCGTTCTGCTCACGGACCAGCGCATGCCGGGGATGACCGGCGTGGAACTGTGCGAAGTCGCCAGCCGCGAGTCTCCCGACACGGTTCGCATTCTGGTGACGGCCTACTCGGACCTGAAAGCCTCCATCGACGCGATCAACCTGGGTCAGGTTCGTCGCTACCTGCGCAAGCCCTGGGAACCCGAGGAGCTGGCCGCTGAAATCCGCGATGCGCTGGACGTCTACACCATGACCCAGCAGTTGCGGGAAGCCGAGCAGCGACTTCGGCGCACCGAGCGTGTCTACACGCTGGGCATCGCGTCCGCGAGCATGGTGCATGAAGTGAAGAACGCCATGTCCGGATTGGTGTCGAGCTACGAGTTCGTGGAAACAGTACTGATGCAGGTGCGCGACGAGTTGGCCCGTCCCCAGCCCGACGTCAACAGCGTGCGAAAGCTGCTGACTGGCGTCGAGGAGGCGATGGAGGACGCCGCTGATGGGAGCCGGCGCGTCGCGGACATCGTGGCCGCCGTCGCCGCCCCCGCCAGCGAGGCCAGCGTGTTCGAAATCATCGACCTGGCAGACGTCGTCCGAGTGTCGCTGCGCATCGTGCATGCGGAGTTGCGACACCGCGCCGGGCTCGTCGTGGAGTCCAAAGGCGGCGGCGGGGTACGCGGCTCTTCGACCAAGCTCGGACAAGTGGTGGTGAATCTGCTCGTCAACGCCATGCAGGCCTTTGGCGATCGACCTCGCCACCAGAACACGGTGTTCGTCGAGGTCGGCCGCGACGACACCCACTCCTATGTGCGAGTTGCCGACAATGGGCCTGGAGTATCCGCCGCAATCCGCGACAAGTTGTTCGACCCCTTCGTCTCCACCAAGGGCGAACACGGCTCGGGCCTCGGCCTCAGCATCTGCAAGCGTCTAGTCGAGGAACACGGCGGCACCCTGACCGTCGACGACCGCCCCGGCGGCGGCGCTTCGTTCCTGATGCGCATCCCGCGCGCGGAGTGA
- a CDS encoding ATP-binding protein, giving the protein MSEARGTGARFESHLAQINLNGARLGYLLSAVLMPAGFALDVAMAPGHVGQFFLIRCIAGAVALGLLAVSYLPWAMRHPVVLGAGPPFVCAAGIEAMILRLDGVVSPYYAGLNLCILAVGVLYTWQWRHALAVSGGIVTLWLLPAIPPALAGTLEVRPFFNNVYFLSLTTVISVASTVIRFRSAEREFAARQEVESTSRELAGTLERLREVDRLKSEFFANISHELRTPLTLILSPVEDLLGTPGRPERERAALAVVRRNAQRLLRLIDDLLDLARLEAGGLRLRVAEVDLVDLAHRVVENARPTAAQRNLDLVLTLDAESTPELHADPHRMEIVVTNLVSNALKFTPDGGRVEVTIGMDDSHVRLLVRDTGPGIGAEHQAKIFERFYQVEGSERRRHGGAGIGLALARELAQLHGGDLSVESTAGHGATFILTLPLGPGHFAEGALERRRVASEEHPGRRVTDRGSEAPPAPEHKPVLGRSEPPIRLDAGRRARIVVAEDEPDLREFIAASLRDEFEVMLAADGAEALTMVRATRPDLVLTDVMMPEVSGTDLCRSIKADSALRTIPVIMLTARSGSDSTLEAYSAGADDFVTKPFHTRVLIARISAQLRLRAMGLQLANQARLTTAGSLAAGIAHEVKNPIGAVLNAAKLLARPESGKMPKERLLTVIQEGAARVVDIISALEDNVRPAEHDGVSTCSVDEGLESSLRLLAHKMDGIQVHRNYAAQRMVVASARQLNQVFLNLLDNAGRAGPANIWVRTEDCTTGGVTISVEDDGEGVPEDVAALLFEPFFTTRSGNGGTGLGLYLCQRIIDDAGGSLRYEPRPGGGARFVIELPALEAAA; this is encoded by the coding sequence ATGAGTGAAGCCCGGGGCACGGGCGCGCGCTTCGAAAGCCATCTCGCCCAGATCAACCTGAACGGCGCGCGGTTGGGTTATCTGCTGTCCGCGGTGCTGATGCCGGCGGGGTTTGCCCTCGACGTTGCGATGGCGCCAGGGCACGTGGGTCAATTCTTCCTGATCCGTTGCATCGCCGGGGCGGTCGCGTTGGGGCTGCTCGCGGTCAGCTATCTGCCCTGGGCCATGCGTCATCCGGTCGTGCTTGGCGCAGGGCCTCCGTTCGTCTGCGCGGCAGGCATCGAGGCGATGATCCTGCGTCTCGACGGCGTGGTCTCGCCCTACTACGCGGGACTGAACCTCTGCATCCTCGCCGTGGGCGTGCTCTACACTTGGCAGTGGCGCCACGCCTTGGCGGTGAGCGGCGGAATCGTCACGCTCTGGCTGCTTCCGGCGATTCCCCCAGCGCTGGCAGGCACGCTGGAAGTGCGCCCTTTCTTCAACAACGTGTACTTCCTGTCGCTGACCACCGTGATTTCCGTGGCGTCGACGGTGATTCGTTTTCGTTCCGCCGAGCGCGAGTTTGCCGCGCGACAGGAAGTCGAGAGCACGAGCCGCGAGCTCGCCGGGACCCTGGAGCGCCTGCGCGAGGTGGATCGCCTCAAGAGCGAATTCTTTGCAAACATCTCCCACGAGCTTCGTACGCCTCTCACCCTGATCCTGAGTCCGGTCGAGGACCTGCTGGGCACGCCCGGGAGGCCCGAGCGCGAGCGCGCCGCGCTGGCCGTCGTGCGACGCAACGCCCAGCGGCTGCTGCGCCTAATCGACGACCTGCTCGATCTCGCCCGCCTCGAAGCGGGGGGCTTGCGACTGCGCGTCGCAGAGGTGGATCTCGTTGACTTGGCCCACCGGGTCGTCGAAAACGCGCGACCCACGGCAGCTCAACGCAACCTGGATCTGGTGCTGACTCTGGACGCCGAGTCGACCCCAGAGCTTCACGCAGACCCCCATCGCATGGAGATCGTCGTCACCAACTTGGTGAGTAACGCCCTCAAATTCACGCCCGACGGTGGTCGCGTGGAGGTCACAATTGGCATGGACGACTCCCACGTGCGTCTTTTGGTACGCGATACGGGACCGGGCATCGGAGCCGAGCACCAGGCCAAGATCTTCGAGCGCTTCTATCAAGTGGAAGGCTCCGAGCGTCGTCGTCACGGCGGGGCCGGCATCGGGCTGGCGCTCGCACGCGAATTGGCGCAGCTGCACGGCGGCGACCTCAGTGTCGAAAGCACGGCGGGACACGGCGCCACCTTCATCCTCACGCTGCCGCTGGGTCCAGGCCACTTCGCCGAAGGGGCCCTGGAGCGTCGGCGAGTGGCATCCGAGGAACACCCCGGTCGGCGCGTGACCGACCGCGGATCGGAAGCGCCTCCGGCCCCGGAGCACAAGCCCGTGTTGGGGCGCAGCGAGCCGCCGATCCGCCTAGATGCCGGTCGGCGCGCGCGCATCGTGGTCGCCGAGGACGAACCGGACCTTCGCGAGTTCATCGCAGCGTCGCTCCGTGACGAGTTCGAGGTGATGCTTGCCGCGGATGGGGCGGAAGCGCTGACGATGGTGCGCGCGACTCGGCCTGACCTGGTGCTGACCGACGTGATGATGCCCGAAGTCAGCGGGACGGACTTGTGTCGCTCGATCAAAGCCGACTCGGCGCTGCGAACCATCCCGGTGATCATGCTCACCGCGCGCTCTGGTTCTGATTCGACACTGGAAGCGTACTCGGCGGGGGCAGACGACTTCGTCACCAAGCCTTTCCACACCCGGGTCCTGATTGCGCGCATCAGTGCCCAGCTTCGTCTTCGCGCCATGGGGTTGCAGTTGGCAAATCAGGCACGCCTGACGACGGCGGGCAGTCTGGCCGCTGGCATTGCTCACGAAGTCAAGAACCCCATTGGCGCTGTCTTGAACGCAGCCAAACTCTTGGCGAGGCCCGAAAGCGGAAAGATGCCAAAGGAACGGCTTTTGACCGTCATCCAGGAGGGCGCCGCTCGTGTGGTCGACATCATCTCGGCACTGGAGGATAATGTTCGACCAGCAGAACACGATGGCGTGAGCACCTGCAGCGTGGACGAGGGGCTGGAATCCTCGCTGCGGCTTCTCGCGCACAAGATGGACGGTATCCAAGTGCATCGCAACTACGCGGCGCAGCGCATGGTGGTCGCCAGTGCGCGCCAGCTCAACCAGGTATTCTTGAACCTGCTCGACAACGCTGGTCGAGCGGGGCCGGCAAACATTTGGGTGCGCACCGAGGACTGCACGACCGGTGGGGTCACCATCAGCGTAGAGGACGACGGCGAGGGGGTGCCCGAGGACGTCGCGGCCTTGCTGTTCGAGCCCTTCTTCACTACGCGCTCCGGAAACGGGGGTACGGGACTGGGGCTCTACCTTTGCCAGCGCATCATCGACGACGCGGGGGGCAGCCTGCGCTACGAGCCACGCCCTGGCGGCGGTGCCCGCTTCGTCATCGAGTTGCCCGCTCTGGAGGCTGCAGCGTGA
- a CDS encoding response regulator: MTESLTSHEVARLIRVSPSTVLAWIDKGLLPAYRTVGGHRRVESGVLVDFLRAHDMPVPRSLTPVRRLVLIDDDATFLSSAKRLLEQQLPGVEVVTALGPIDGLLRVGALQPDAVLLDAMMPEIDGVEVCRRLRASADTAHIAVVAVTGFPSSELAQRFIEAGAVACLSKPINVTKIREVLDLQLREGVPS; this comes from the coding sequence ATGACTGAGTCTCTCACTTCCCACGAAGTGGCTCGGTTGATTCGAGTTAGCCCGTCGACGGTGCTGGCCTGGATCGACAAGGGTCTGCTGCCTGCCTACCGCACGGTGGGTGGGCATCGACGCGTGGAGTCGGGCGTGCTCGTCGACTTCCTGCGCGCTCACGACATGCCCGTGCCCCGCTCGCTGACCCCCGTGCGGCGGCTGGTGCTGATCGATGACGACGCCACGTTTCTGTCGAGCGCAAAGCGCTTGCTCGAACAGCAGTTGCCAGGTGTGGAAGTCGTGACGGCGCTGGGGCCGATCGACGGCTTGTTGCGTGTGGGAGCGCTGCAGCCCGACGCGGTTCTCCTCGACGCGATGATGCCGGAGATCGACGGGGTGGAAGTGTGCCGTCGCTTGCGAGCGTCCGCGGACACCGCACACATCGCGGTCGTCGCAGTCACCGGGTTCCCGTCGAGCGAGCTCGCACAACGCTTCATCGAGGCCGGTGCAGTGGCCTGCCTGAGCAAACCCATAAATGTCACGAAGATTCGAGAGGTGTTGGACCTCCAACTTCGGGAAGGAGTGCCGTCATGA